One stretch of Lysobacter sp. KIS68-7 DNA includes these proteins:
- the trmD gene encoding tRNA (guanosine(37)-N1)-methyltransferase TrmD, translating to MRVDIVSLFPEFIDQCSAFGVVGRARERGLLSLHGWNPRDYATGNYRRVDDRPFGGGPGMVMLIDPLRAAIEAARAADPAETKVVYLSPQGPRLTQAKVRELAARPRLVLLCGRYEGIDERLIEAEVDEELSIGDYVLSGGELAAAVVVDAVARLQEGALNDADSATQDSFEADGLLDCPHYTRPVEHALGQVPEVLLSGNHAEIARWRRMESLGRTWLRRPDLMDEKSLNKADRALLDTFRSRYLRGLDESDGDA from the coding sequence ATGCGCGTCGACATCGTCAGCCTGTTCCCCGAATTCATCGACCAGTGCTCCGCCTTCGGCGTGGTCGGGCGTGCGCGCGAGCGCGGCCTGCTCTCGCTGCACGGCTGGAACCCGCGCGATTACGCGACCGGCAACTACCGGCGCGTCGACGACCGCCCCTTCGGCGGCGGTCCCGGCATGGTGATGTTGATCGATCCCCTTCGCGCGGCGATCGAAGCAGCACGCGCCGCCGATCCGGCCGAAACGAAGGTCGTCTACCTCAGCCCGCAAGGCCCGCGCCTGACCCAGGCCAAGGTCCGCGAGCTCGCCGCGCGTCCACGCCTGGTCCTGCTGTGCGGCCGCTACGAGGGCATCGACGAGCGCCTGATCGAGGCGGAAGTCGACGAGGAACTGTCGATCGGCGATTACGTCCTGTCGGGCGGCGAGCTGGCGGCGGCGGTGGTCGTGGATGCGGTCGCCCGTCTGCAGGAGGGCGCCCTGAACGACGCCGACTCGGCCACCCAGGACAGCTTCGAGGCCGACGGCCTGCTCGATTGCCCGCATTACACGCGGCCGGTCGAACACGCGCTGGGGCAGGTCCCCGAGGTCCTGTTGTCGGGCAACCATGCGGAAATCGCGCGCTGGCGGCGCATGGAATCCCTCGGCCGCACCTGGCTCCGCCGGCCGGACCTCATGGACGAGAAAAGCCTGAACAAGGCCGACCGCGCCTTGCTCGACACCTTCCGCAGCCGCTACCTCCGCGGCCTGGATGAATCGGACGGGGACGCGTAA
- a CDS encoding YjgN family protein, which yields MDYGIPAPPGGFPSPAPVTRHRPEFTGKAGEYFGIWFVNLILTIVTLGIYSAWAKVRTERYFYGHTRLAGASFEYLASPIAILRGRLIAYAVVIALGLSFRFAPMLYVALFAAISLAMPMIIVLGLRFHARNSAWRGIRFRFDESLDAAYGPFMGWPILQTVTLSLLFPMAKRRQHEFVVEGHKLGNVRFRFDAPGEDYYKYYGIAIGLGVAWLVAASLMVGAVVSAFGVGKPGAPGAEVLAGVAMFYLGFFALIVYVRTKYKNLFWNNARLDLHRFESTLRARDMLWIYVSNGVAILCSVGLLVPWAMVRLARYRAEHFTLLARDALDGFEARNEGQRSAVGEELVSALDAGLDLGF from the coding sequence ATGGATTACGGCATTCCGGCGCCGCCGGGCGGCTTTCCGTCGCCTGCGCCCGTCACGCGCCATCGTCCCGAATTCACGGGCAAGGCCGGCGAATACTTCGGCATCTGGTTCGTCAATCTCATCCTGACGATCGTCACGCTCGGCATCTATTCGGCGTGGGCGAAGGTCCGCACCGAGCGTTACTTCTACGGCCACACGCGGCTGGCGGGCGCGAGCTTCGAATACCTTGCCTCGCCGATCGCGATCCTGCGCGGACGCCTGATCGCGTATGCGGTGGTGATCGCGCTCGGCCTGAGCTTTCGCTTCGCGCCGATGCTCTACGTCGCGCTCTTTGCGGCGATCAGCCTGGCGATGCCGATGATCATCGTGCTCGGGCTGCGGTTCCATGCGCGCAACTCGGCGTGGCGCGGCATCCGGTTCCGTTTCGACGAGTCGCTCGATGCGGCTTACGGCCCCTTCATGGGCTGGCCGATCCTGCAGACGGTGACGCTCTCGTTGTTGTTCCCGATGGCCAAGCGCCGGCAGCACGAGTTCGTCGTCGAAGGACACAAGTTGGGCAACGTGCGGTTCCGCTTCGACGCGCCCGGCGAGGACTACTACAAGTACTACGGCATCGCGATCGGGCTGGGCGTTGCCTGGTTGGTGGCGGCAAGCCTGATGGTCGGCGCGGTCGTCTCGGCGTTCGGCGTGGGCAAGCCGGGCGCACCCGGCGCCGAAGTGCTCGCGGGCGTCGCCATGTTCTACCTCGGGTTCTTCGCGCTGATCGTGTACGTGCGCACCAAATACAAGAACCTGTTCTGGAACAACGCACGCCTGGACCTGCATCGCTTCGAATCCACGCTTCGTGCGCGCGACATGCTGTGGATCTACGTGTCGAACGGCGTGGCGATCCTGTGCTCGGTCGGCCTGCTCGTGCCGTGGGCGATGGTGCGCCTGGCGCGTTATCGCGCCGAGCATTTCACGCTGCTGGCGCGCGATGCGCTGGACGGCTTCGAGGCACGCAACGAAGGCCAGCGCAGCGCCGTCGGCGAAGAGCTGGTCAGCGCGCTCGACGCCGGCCTGGACCTCGGCTTCTGA
- a CDS encoding M48 family metallopeptidase, producing the protein MRLRLEAAHTLHIESDDAPPEAWPVAEISVSPRLGSTPRILRFAGGGQIECQDSPLLEAWFPTRRESRVEAFADWLERRRTAIVAAAAVTVLATVAFVKFGVPWIATRVAEHMPASVEHHLTSQVVAMLEKTHFHPTAIAAERQARLRVGFADLVRGEPRADQMQVVFVASPSIGPNAFALPDGRIYITDQLVALADDDDELLSVLAHEAGHHVHRHGMRLAIESSSVLVATGLMFGDVSGSSIAVAVPAALLNSGFSREHEREADAYAIDLLKRRRVAPTAFARMLRRLEQDQRNEPGGVVGYLSTHPPTPERIRAAEAAAAGR; encoded by the coding sequence GTGCGGTTGCGGCTGGAAGCGGCGCACACGTTGCACATCGAAAGCGACGACGCGCCGCCGGAAGCATGGCCGGTCGCGGAGATCTCCGTCAGCCCGAGGCTCGGGTCGACGCCGCGCATCCTGCGTTTCGCGGGGGGCGGACAGATCGAATGCCAGGACTCGCCTCTGCTGGAAGCGTGGTTCCCCACGAGGCGCGAGAGTCGCGTGGAAGCCTTCGCCGACTGGCTGGAGCGTCGGCGCACGGCGATCGTCGCGGCCGCGGCGGTGACGGTGCTCGCGACCGTGGCGTTCGTGAAGTTCGGGGTGCCGTGGATCGCCACGCGCGTGGCAGAACACATGCCTGCGTCGGTTGAGCACCACCTCACCTCGCAGGTCGTCGCGATGCTCGAGAAGACGCACTTCCATCCGACCGCGATCGCGGCCGAGCGCCAGGCGCGATTGCGCGTGGGCTTCGCCGACCTCGTTCGCGGCGAACCGCGCGCCGACCAGATGCAGGTCGTCTTCGTCGCCTCGCCCTCGATCGGGCCGAACGCGTTCGCCCTGCCGGACGGTCGCATCTACATCACCGACCAGCTCGTCGCGCTGGCGGACGACGACGATGAACTGCTCTCGGTGCTGGCGCACGAAGCCGGGCACCACGTGCATCGCCACGGCATGCGGCTGGCGATCGAGAGTTCGTCGGTGCTCGTGGCCACGGGCCTGATGTTCGGCGACGTGTCGGGGTCCTCGATCGCGGTCGCGGTGCCGGCCGCGTTGCTGAACAGCGGGTTCTCGCGGGAGCACGAACGTGAGGCCGATGCCTATGCGATCGACCTGCTGAAGCGCCGGCGCGTGGCGCCGACGGCCTTCGCCCGCATGCTCCGCCGCCTGGAACAGGACCAGCGCAACGAGCCGGGTGGCGTGGTCGGCTATCTGTCGACCCATCCCCCGACCCCGGAGCGGATCCGGGCCGCGGAAGCGGCCGCAGCGGGGCGGTAG
- the rimM gene encoding ribosome maturation factor RimM (Essential for efficient processing of 16S rRNA), giving the protein MSDIDDAPQKTILLGRFHGAFGIKGEVKLESFTDPPERIFRYQPWTLRDAQGHERACADARGRATAKGVVARLSDLEDRDSADAMRGTEVWVARSALPPPAPGEYYWVDLEGLRVVNLEGVSFGTVSHLFSTGANDVLVAQGDRERMIPFVEPDYIKSVDFDAGLVTVDWDADF; this is encoded by the coding sequence ATGAGCGACATCGACGACGCCCCACAGAAGACGATTCTGCTGGGGCGTTTTCATGGCGCCTTCGGGATCAAGGGCGAAGTGAAGCTCGAAAGCTTCACCGACCCGCCCGAACGCATCTTCCGTTACCAGCCATGGACCCTGCGCGATGCGCAGGGCCACGAGCGCGCGTGCGCCGATGCGCGCGGTCGCGCCACCGCCAAGGGCGTGGTCGCGCGTCTGTCGGACCTCGAAGACCGCGATTCCGCGGACGCGATGCGCGGCACCGAAGTCTGGGTCGCGCGCTCCGCACTGCCACCACCGGCGCCCGGCGAGTATTACTGGGTCGACCTGGAGGGCCTGCGCGTGGTGAACCTGGAAGGCGTGTCCTTCGGCACCGTCTCGCACCTGTTCTCCACCGGCGCCAACGACGTGCTCGTGGCGCAGGGCGATCGCGAACGCATGATTCCCTTCGTCGAACCCGATTACATCAAGTCGGTCGACTTCGACGCGGGCCTGGTCACCGTCGATTGGGATGCGGATTTCTGA
- the ccsA gene encoding cytochrome c biogenesis protein CcsA: MTLAFIAALAYLVAAGLLARGVSRDSHGRAWLIPAVIGVATHAAAHATAWQASGTADMHFFAALSLVSLGMAALTTLYGANGRMAALGVLVFPIAAIFALAYAAYGHVPASPLDWRLQLHAWCALLAYATLGIAAVLALFLWAQERALRRREFRGWLRALPPLTELESLLFRTIGVGFVLLTLTLLTGVLFVENLLAQHLVHKTVLSILSWLAFGALLLGRWRRGWRGAVAVRWTLGAMALLMLAFFGSQFVLEMVLKRV; the protein is encoded by the coding sequence ATGACGCTCGCATTCATCGCCGCCCTCGCCTACCTCGTCGCCGCCGGCCTGCTCGCCCGCGGGGTCTCCCGCGATTCGCACGGCCGCGCGTGGCTCATCCCCGCCGTCATCGGTGTCGCCACGCATGCGGCCGCGCATGCCACCGCCTGGCAGGCCAGCGGCACCGCGGACATGCACTTTTTCGCCGCGCTGTCGCTGGTGAGCCTGGGCATGGCGGCGCTGACCACGTTGTACGGCGCGAACGGGCGCATGGCGGCGCTCGGCGTCCTGGTGTTCCCGATCGCGGCGATCTTCGCGCTCGCCTATGCCGCGTACGGCCACGTGCCCGCATCGCCGCTCGACTGGCGATTGCAGTTGCATGCGTGGTGCGCCTTGCTGGCCTACGCAACGCTGGGGATCGCCGCCGTGCTCGCCTTGTTCCTGTGGGCGCAGGAGCGTGCATTGCGTCGGCGCGAATTCCGCGGCTGGCTGCGCGCGTTGCCGCCGCTGACCGAACTCGAATCGCTGCTGTTCCGCACGATCGGCGTCGGCTTCGTGCTGCTCACGCTGACGCTGCTGACGGGCGTGCTGTTCGTCGAAAACCTGCTTGCCCAGCACCTGGTCCACAAGACGGTGCTGAGCATCCTGTCGTGGCTGGCCTTCGGTGCCCTGCTGCTCGGCCGCTGGCGCCGGGGCTGGCGCGGCGCGGTGGCGGTCCGCTGGACCCTCGGCGCCATGGCCCTGCTGATGCTGGCCTTCTTCGGCAGCCAGTTCGTGCTGGAGATGGTGCTCAAGCGCGTGTAG
- a CDS encoding efflux RND transporter periplasmic adaptor subunit: MTTAINPNAAPAPAPKAVNKRKRALTILALVVVVAAIAWTLWYLLVARWHESTDDAYVQGNVVAITPQTAGTVVSIGADDGMKVVAGQVLVQLDPNDARVAYEQAAANLANTVRQVRGLYSAVDQNHAEIAARRVAVDKARDDVKRRSGLVATGAVSAEELAHAQDELTAAEAALASAGENLSRNRALVDATTIQDQPQVAAAAAQVRAAYLNLQRMSIVAPVSGYVAKRSVQLGQRVQPGTTLMTVVPLEQVWVEANFKETQLAKMRIGQPVELHSDLYGKDVRYDGKLVSLGLGTGSAFALLPAQNASGNWIKIVQRVPVRISVDTAQLKDHPLRLGLSMHTDVNIRDQDGALLAAAPPAKPLLTTDAYARQLAEAEARIDQIVRDNLGHRG; the protein is encoded by the coding sequence ATGACCACCGCCATCAATCCCAACGCCGCCCCCGCCCCCGCGCCGAAGGCGGTGAACAAGCGCAAGCGCGCACTGACGATCCTCGCGCTCGTCGTCGTCGTGGCAGCCATCGCCTGGACGCTGTGGTACCTGCTCGTCGCGCGCTGGCACGAATCCACCGACGACGCCTACGTGCAGGGCAACGTCGTGGCGATCACGCCGCAGACGGCCGGCACCGTCGTGAGCATCGGCGCCGACGACGGCATGAAGGTCGTCGCAGGCCAGGTGCTCGTGCAGCTGGATCCGAACGACGCACGCGTGGCCTACGAACAGGCCGCGGCCAACCTCGCCAACACCGTGCGCCAGGTGCGCGGCCTGTACAGCGCGGTCGACCAGAACCACGCGGAAATCGCGGCACGCCGCGTCGCCGTCGACAAGGCGCGCGACGACGTGAAGCGCCGCAGCGGCCTGGTCGCCACCGGCGCGGTCTCCGCGGAAGAACTCGCGCATGCGCAGGACGAACTGACCGCCGCGGAAGCCGCGCTCGCCAGCGCCGGCGAGAACCTCTCGCGCAACCGCGCGCTCGTCGATGCAACCACGATCCAGGACCAGCCGCAGGTCGCCGCCGCCGCAGCGCAGGTGCGCGCGGCCTACCTCAACCTGCAGCGCATGTCGATCGTCGCGCCGGTCAGCGGTTACGTGGCCAAGCGCAGCGTGCAACTCGGCCAGCGCGTGCAGCCGGGCACCACGCTGATGACGGTCGTGCCGCTCGAACAGGTGTGGGTGGAAGCCAACTTCAAGGAAACGCAGCTGGCGAAGATGCGCATCGGCCAGCCGGTCGAACTGCACTCCGACCTGTACGGCAAGGACGTGCGCTACGACGGCAAGCTGGTGAGCCTGGGCCTGGGCACCGGTAGCGCGTTCGCGCTGCTGCCCGCGCAGAACGCCAGCGGCAACTGGATCAAGATCGTGCAGCGCGTGCCAGTGCGCATCTCCGTCGACACCGCGCAACTGAAGGACCATCCGCTGCGCCTGGGCCTGTCGATGCACACCGACGTGAACATCCGCGACCAGGACGGTGCGCTGCTCGCCGCCGCGCCGCCGGCCAAGCCGCTGCTCACCACCGACGCCTACGCCAGGCAACTCGCCGAAGCCGAAGCACGCATCGACCAGATCGTGCGCGACAACCTCGGCCACCGCGGCTGA
- the ffh gene encoding signal recognition particle protein encodes MFESLTQRLSGTIERLRGRGRLSEENIRESLREVRIALLEADVALPVVQALVERIKVRAVGQEVLKSLTPGQALIKVVRDELTTVMGSATSDLNLNVPAPAVVLMAGLQGAGKTTTVAKLAKHLKERRKKKVMVVSADVYRPAAIEQLKTLAQQVDVLFFPSDPSQKPEAIVRAAIDDARKSYVDVLIVDTAGRTSIDDAMMREIQALHAAVSPVETLFVVDSMTGQDAAVTAKHFGEALPLTGVVLTKTDGDARGGAALSVRYITGKPIKFMGTGEKPDGLDVFHPDRVASRILDMGDVLSLVEQVEQQVDKDKAAKLAEKVAKGKRFNLEDMRDQLEQMQNMGGLHGLMDKLPGIGQIPENLKSQVTGKEVPRMMAIIGSMTPRERKNPHLLNGSRRARIARGSGTSPADVNKLLKQFQQMEKMMGKLGSGGMKGLMRGMKGMMGGRGGMPPFR; translated from the coding sequence ATGTTCGAATCCCTGACCCAGCGCCTGTCCGGCACCATCGAGCGCCTGCGCGGCCGCGGTCGCCTGAGCGAAGAGAACATCCGCGAGTCCCTGCGCGAAGTCCGCATCGCGTTGCTGGAAGCCGACGTCGCACTGCCGGTCGTGCAGGCGCTGGTCGAGCGCATCAAGGTGCGTGCGGTCGGCCAGGAAGTGCTGAAGTCGCTGACGCCCGGCCAGGCGCTGATCAAGGTCGTGCGCGACGAGCTCACCACGGTGATGGGCTCGGCCACCAGCGATCTGAACCTCAACGTGCCGGCGCCCGCCGTGGTCCTGATGGCCGGCCTGCAGGGCGCGGGCAAGACCACCACGGTGGCCAAGCTCGCCAAGCACCTCAAGGAACGTCGCAAGAAGAAGGTCATGGTGGTGTCGGCGGACGTGTACCGCCCCGCCGCGATCGAGCAGCTGAAGACGCTCGCGCAGCAGGTCGACGTGCTGTTCTTCCCGTCGGATCCCTCGCAGAAGCCCGAGGCGATCGTGCGCGCCGCCATCGACGATGCGCGCAAGTCCTACGTCGACGTGCTCATCGTCGACACCGCGGGCCGCACCAGCATCGACGACGCGATGATGCGCGAGATCCAGGCGCTGCATGCCGCGGTGTCGCCGGTCGAAACGCTGTTCGTCGTCGACTCGATGACCGGCCAGGACGCCGCGGTCACCGCGAAGCATTTCGGCGAAGCACTCCCGCTCACCGGCGTGGTGCTCACCAAGACCGACGGCGACGCACGCGGCGGCGCCGCGCTGTCGGTTCGCTACATCACCGGCAAGCCGATCAAGTTCATGGGCACGGGCGAGAAGCCCGATGGCCTGGATGTCTTCCATCCCGACCGCGTCGCCAGCCGCATCCTCGACATGGGCGATGTGCTCTCGCTCGTCGAACAGGTCGAGCAGCAGGTCGACAAGGACAAGGCGGCCAAGCTCGCGGAGAAGGTGGCCAAGGGCAAGCGCTTCAACCTCGAGGACATGCGCGACCAGCTCGAGCAGATGCAGAACATGGGCGGCCTGCACGGGCTCATGGACAAGCTGCCGGGCATCGGCCAGATCCCCGAGAACCTGAAGAGCCAGGTCACCGGCAAGGAAGTGCCGCGCATGATGGCGATCATCGGGTCGATGACGCCGCGCGAGCGCAAGAACCCGCACCTGCTCAACGGCTCGCGCCGGGCGCGCATCGCGCGCGGCTCCGGCACCTCACCGGCCGACGTCAACAAGCTGCTCAAGCAGTTCCAGCAGATGGAAAAGATGATGGGCAAGCTCGGCTCGGGCGGCATGAAGGGCCTGATGCGGGGCATGAAGGGCATGATGGGTGGACGCGGCGGGATGCCGCCGTTCCGCTGA
- the rplS gene encoding 50S ribosomal protein L19: protein MNKPSLNTLLQNFEADQIQRKLPDFGPGDTVVVNVKVKEGNRERIQAYEGVVIGKKNAGLNSAFTVRKISHGFGVERVFQTHSAAIDSVEVKRRGDVRAGKLYYLRGLEGKAARIKEDLAGNAKAKAAAAAAAQQ, encoded by the coding sequence ATGAACAAGCCCTCGCTCAACACCCTGCTGCAGAATTTCGAAGCCGACCAGATCCAGCGCAAGCTGCCCGACTTCGGCCCCGGCGACACCGTGGTCGTCAACGTCAAGGTCAAGGAAGGCAACCGCGAACGCATCCAGGCCTACGAAGGCGTGGTCATCGGCAAGAAGAACGCGGGCCTGAACTCGGCCTTCACCGTGCGCAAGATCTCGCACGGCTTCGGCGTCGAGCGCGTGTTCCAGACCCACAGCGCCGCCATCGACTCGGTCGAAGTGAAGCGCCGCGGCGACGTGCGTGCGGGCAAGCTGTATTACCTCCGTGGCCTGGAAGGCAAGGCTGCGCGCATCAAGGAAGACCTGGCCGGCAACGCCAAGGCCAAGGCGGCCGCTGCCGCCGCTGCGCAGCAGTAA
- a CDS encoding MarR family transcriptional regulator — MNTPPDTPAVCSGSSLGLLFRQVRDAMWARMERELAAAGHELNFSQYITLKTLAYGSSGTTELARAAYLHPGAMTRLLDKLEERGLIARDAVPGDRRAVQIRLTDAGNALWKEISPSAQRVHDQAMANLSEAEQTELTRLLMQVRDNLAAED; from the coding sequence ATGAATACGCCTCCCGACACCCCGGCTGTCTGCAGCGGCTCCAGCCTGGGCCTGCTGTTCCGCCAGGTCCGCGACGCCATGTGGGCCCGGATGGAGCGCGAGCTCGCCGCCGCCGGCCATGAGCTCAACTTCAGCCAGTACATCACCCTGAAGACGCTCGCCTACGGCTCGTCCGGCACGACCGAACTGGCGCGCGCCGCCTACCTGCACCCCGGCGCGATGACCCGCCTGCTCGACAAGCTCGAAGAGCGAGGCCTGATCGCGCGCGATGCGGTCCCCGGCGACCGCCGTGCCGTACAGATCCGCCTCACCGACGCAGGCAATGCGCTGTGGAAGGAGATCTCTCCTTCCGCGCAGCGCGTGCACGACCAGGCGATGGCGAACCTCTCCGAAGCCGAACAGACGGAACTCACCCGCTTGCTCATGCAGGTCCGCGACAACCTCGCGGCCGAGGACTGA
- a CDS encoding RNA-binding S4 domain-containing protein, whose protein sequence is MTQPTPHAATLPQAGVRIDVWLWAARFFKTRSLAKQAIETGKVEIGGQRAKASRAVHVGDAMVIARGEERFEIEVRGLSDTRGPAPIAQALYAESEASKARRANERATRAAERAGYQAPETKPDKRARRLIRALGDIDAL, encoded by the coding sequence ATGACGCAACCGACTCCACACGCCGCGACACTGCCCCAAGCGGGCGTGCGCATCGATGTGTGGCTGTGGGCCGCGCGCTTCTTCAAGACGCGCAGCCTGGCCAAGCAGGCGATCGAAACCGGCAAGGTGGAGATCGGCGGACAGCGTGCGAAGGCCTCGCGTGCGGTGCACGTGGGCGACGCAATGGTGATCGCGCGGGGCGAGGAGCGCTTCGAGATCGAAGTGCGCGGTTTGTCCGACACGCGCGGTCCCGCGCCGATCGCGCAGGCCTTGTATGCGGAGAGCGAAGCATCGAAGGCACGTCGTGCCAACGAACGCGCGACCCGCGCCGCCGAGCGCGCCGGTTACCAGGCGCCCGAAACCAAGCCCGACAAACGCGCGCGCCGATTGATCCGCGCGCTGGGCGACATCGACGCGCTCTGA
- a CDS encoding efflux transporter outer membrane subunit: protein MRFPRISALALATILAGCASTHGLAPASQPRDANATLATKQSFKATSDAQFPTQQWWTVLGDPQLDALITEALAGTPTLAAADARVRQAVAQAGIADSARKPSLSATAQYSGVVIPETVGGPDLGGSYLPFTLLGLTFHWSLDLWGGHAADWRATLDQARAAEIDAQAARLVLASNIAQTYIVFAQATAAEATANAESTRATSLASLSKQRVDAGLDNQLQLRSAEVTVAAAREAAQAARQQADLARNALAALLGKGPDRGLSIQAPSVLKAQPAAVPDVLPSELLGHRPDVVAARWRVEGAGERIHSAKTAFYPSVNLTALVGLAAGHASDLFSSDAFLAGGGPALSLPIFDGGRLRNQLAKTDAEYDLAVADYDQTLVGAVHEVADAVVSARALDGQLATANEGRNAAQRAYELSTARYRAGLGTQLDVLVAQRALFQVDQTLDTLRAQRLAATVNLQRALGGGLAIAHPIDLSNSTTSTSSANAPTP, encoded by the coding sequence ATGCGTTTCCCCCGAATCTCCGCACTGGCGCTCGCGACGATCCTCGCCGGTTGCGCCAGTACGCACGGCCTCGCGCCTGCTTCGCAGCCGCGCGATGCGAACGCCACGCTGGCGACGAAGCAATCCTTCAAGGCCACCTCCGATGCGCAGTTCCCCACGCAGCAGTGGTGGACCGTGCTCGGCGATCCGCAACTCGACGCGCTGATCACCGAAGCGCTCGCGGGTACGCCGACGCTGGCCGCGGCCGATGCGCGCGTGCGCCAGGCCGTCGCGCAGGCGGGCATCGCCGATTCGGCACGCAAGCCATCGCTGTCCGCCACCGCGCAATACAGCGGCGTGGTGATCCCCGAAACGGTGGGCGGCCCCGACCTCGGCGGCAGCTATCTGCCCTTCACCCTGCTCGGCCTCACCTTCCATTGGAGCCTGGACCTGTGGGGTGGGCACGCCGCCGATTGGCGCGCCACGCTCGACCAGGCGCGCGCCGCGGAAATCGATGCGCAGGCCGCGCGACTCGTGCTCGCATCCAACATCGCGCAGACCTACATCGTGTTCGCACAGGCCACCGCCGCCGAAGCGACGGCGAATGCGGAATCCACGCGCGCCACCAGCCTGGCCTCGCTGTCGAAGCAACGCGTCGACGCGGGCCTGGATAACCAGTTGCAGCTGCGCAGCGCCGAAGTGACCGTCGCCGCCGCGCGCGAAGCGGCGCAGGCCGCGCGACAGCAGGCAGACCTCGCACGCAACGCGCTCGCCGCGCTGCTCGGCAAGGGCCCCGATCGCGGCCTGTCGATCCAGGCGCCGTCGGTGCTCAAGGCGCAGCCAGCCGCGGTGCCCGATGTGTTGCCGAGCGAATTGCTCGGCCATCGTCCCGACGTCGTCGCCGCGCGCTGGCGCGTGGAAGGCGCGGGCGAACGCATCCACAGCGCGAAAACCGCGTTCTATCCGAGCGTGAACCTCACCGCCCTGGTCGGCCTCGCCGCGGGCCACGCCTCCGATCTGTTCTCGAGCGACGCCTTCCTCGCCGGCGGCGGCCCTGCGCTGAGCCTGCCGATCTTCGACGGCGGCCGCCTGCGCAACCAGCTTGCGAAGACCGACGCCGAATACGACCTCGCCGTCGCCGACTACGACCAGACGCTGGTCGGTGCGGTGCATGAAGTCGCCGATGCCGTGGTCTCCGCGCGCGCACTCGATGGGCAGCTGGCGACCGCGAACGAAGGTCGCAACGCCGCGCAACGCGCGTACGAATTGTCCACCGCGCGTTATCGCGCAGGCCTGGGCACGCAGCTCGACGTCCTCGTCGCGCAGCGCGCGCTGTTCCAGGTCGACCAGACCCTCGACACGCTGCGCGCGCAACGGCTCGCCGCCACGGTGAACCTGCAGCGCGCGCTCGGTGGCGGCCTGGCCATCGCGCATCCGATCGATCTTTCGAATTCCACGACGTCCACCTCTTCCGCGAACGCCCCCACGCCATGA
- the rpsP gene encoding 30S ribosomal protein S16 has protein sequence MVKIRLTRGGAKKRPFYHIIVTDSRSARDGRNIERLGFYNPIASGAEKSVELNTERLTYWIGKGAQMTDKVANLAKQAASAAPAA, from the coding sequence ATGGTCAAGATTCGCCTCACCCGCGGCGGCGCGAAGAAGCGCCCCTTCTACCACATCATCGTCACCGACAGCCGCAGCGCGCGCGACGGCCGCAACATCGAGCGCCTGGGTTTCTACAACCCGATCGCGTCGGGCGCCGAGAAGTCGGTGGAACTGAACACCGAACGCCTGACCTACTGGATCGGCAAGGGTGCGCAGATGACCGACAAGGTCGCCAACCTCGCCAAGCAGGCCGCCTCGGCCGCTCCGGCTGCCTGA